The DNA segment GAAGGGATACTCGATGGGGTTGGGAAGGGGGGTGAAGAGTTTGAAGGCTTCCTCTGGCCGCTCGTACATGAAGTTCTGCAAGATGTCGACCATGTAGGGGTCGTCCCGCGCAGCTTTACGGACGTCCGGGTCACGCGTGAGCCATTCATTGGATTCGCAGTCCGGGTTATTCCGCCATTTACGGTTGAAGTCGAAGAAATCCGGTGGCACTTCGATAGGGAGGAAACTCGTTCCGGTCAATACAAGGCCTTGGACTGTACCGTTGGCGCGGAGACAATACTGCTGGGCAAGGAAGCTACCCCAGGAATGACCGATAATGATGAGGGGCAGACCGGGGTGCCGCTGTTGGATGAGGCGCCTCATTGCTTCAACGCTCTGAATCACCTTGTCATGGGCATTAGTGGGGAACCTTCCGAAGTCCCCATGCATTTTTCCTGTCACACCATGGCCGATATGGTCGGGAGCGTAAACACTGTATCCCGCTTCTGCGAGTTTGGTTGCTAGTGTGCTGTAACGCTGAGCATGGTCTCCCAAACCGTGGACGATCTGAATAACACCACGGGGTTCCTCGGCTTCCCACCGGAAATAGCACAACGGTTGGACAGATGTGGGACACACTCCCACAGCCATAC comes from the Lawsonella clevelandensis genome and includes:
- a CDS encoding alpha/beta fold hydrolase; its protein translation is MVSMAVGVCPTSVQPLCYFRWEAEEPRGVIQIVHGLGDHAQRYSTLATKLAEAGYSVYAPDHIGHGVTGKMHGDFGRFPTNAHDKVIQSVEAMRRLIQQRHPGLPLIIIGHSWGSFLAQQYCLRANGTVQGLVLTGTSFLPIEVPPDFFDFNRKWRNNPDCESNEWLTRDPDVRKAARDDPYMVDILQNFMYERPEEAFKLFTPLPNPIEYPFSLLIQSGEDDPMSFGICAVEILAEGYRSIAELADVTLIRYPGARHEVYNEINKDEVIGDLINWLHERF